A portion of the Punica granatum isolate Tunisia-2019 chromosome 7, ASM765513v2, whole genome shotgun sequence genome contains these proteins:
- the LOC116212612 gene encoding 60S ribosomal protein L30-like → MVAAKKTKKTHESINNRLALVMKSGKYTLGYKTVLKSLRNSKGKLIIIANNCPPLRKSEIEYYAMLAKVGVHHYNGNNVDLGTACGKYYRVCCLSISDPGDSDIIKSIPGEQ, encoded by the exons ATGGTGGCCGCCAAGAAGACC AAGAAGACGCATGAGAGCATCAACAACAGGCTCGCTCTCGTCATGAAGAGCGGGAAGTACACCTTGGGGTACAAGACCGTCCTCAAGTCCCTCAGGAATTCTAAAG GTAAGTTGATCATCATTGCAAACAACTGCCCTCCCCTCAGAAAGTCCGAGATAGAGTACTATGCCATGTTGGCCAAGGTTGGGGTTCACCATTACAACGGCA ACAATGTCGATTTGGGCACTGCATGTGGGAAATACTACAGGGTGTGCTGCCTCAGTATCAGTGACCCAG GTGATTCGGACATCATCAAGAGCATACCTGGCGAACAGTGA